Proteins found in one Miscanthus floridulus cultivar M001 chromosome 4, ASM1932011v1, whole genome shotgun sequence genomic segment:
- the LOC136550239 gene encoding putative cysteine-rich receptor-like protein kinase 20 isoform X1: MRVLLLLLAVASSPATASGDGGAAVPVGTTVLSSFCNPTSSSVQRTYQPNSTFAANLQKLVAELPRNASASGFSAGRFGAAGPGAAYGIVLCRGDYLGQQCVDCLAEGFVQAASRCPSSVDATMYYDQCQLRFSDQDFLAGAGAGAANMPESAASNMNKVSAGNTAAFDALVTRLVDAVSDAASNRSARYATGQAGFPPENMNVYALVQCTQDLTTGQCRECLTGLRDQMASLFAGKVGGRILGVRCHIRYEKDVFFAQTQDMLTLTPLLGSTKGSSTTLWIVAVVVPVSVLLACFLACFLWIRKRRRRGMINMSGRVSVPTMSMEMEQVLKLWRVEESDSEFSIFDFDQIADATDNFSDDHKLGQGGFGPVYKGELPGGLEIAIKRLSSVSVQGLMEFKTEIQLIAKLQHTNLVRLQGCCVQADEKMLVYEYMHNKSLDFFIFDGDKGKALTWERRFRIIDGVAQGLLYLHKHSRLRVIHRDLKASNILLDRDMNPKISDFGMARIFCSNVTEANTTRVVGTHGYIAPEYASEGLFSIKSDVFSFGVLLLEIISGKRTAGFYQYGKFFNLTGYAYQLWQDGKWHELVDPALGDDLPVSEVTRCVQVALLCVQDSADDRPNMSEVVAMLGSEGVTMPEPRQPAYYNVRITSLAVSSDSFGESSCRITSITLTDHEEGR; encoded by the exons ATGCGTGTCCTCTTGCTCCTCCTCGCCGTGGCCTCTTCTCCGGCGACGGCgtcgggcgacggcggcgcggccgTTCCAGTGGGGACTACCGTCTTGTCGTCCTTCTGCAACCCCACCAGCTCGAGCGTCCAGCGGACGTACCAGCCCAACAGCACGTTCGCAGCCAACCTCCAGAAGCTCGTGGCCGAGCTCCCGAGGAACGCCTCGGCGTCGGGCTTCTCGGCGGGGAGGTTCGGCGCCGCGGGCCCTGGCGCGGCGTACGGGATCGTGCTCTGCCGCGGCGACTACCTCGGCCAGCAGTGCGTGGACTGCCTCGCCGAGGGGTTCGTGCAGGCGGCCAGCAGGTGCCCCAGCAGCGTGGACGCGACCATGTACTACGACCAGTGCCAGCTCCGGTTCTCCGACCAGGACTTCCTCGCCGGAGCCGGAGCGGGCGCCGCCAACATGCCGGAGAGCGCCGCCTCGAACATGAACAAGGTGTCCGCCGGGAACACCGCCGCGTTCGACGCCCTGGTCACGCGGCTCGTGGACGCGGTGTCCGACGCCGCCAGCAACAGGAGCGCCCGCTACGCCACGGGCCAGGCCGGGTTCCCGCCGGAGAACATGAACGTGTACGCGCTCGTGCAGTGCACGCAGGATCTGACGACGGGGCAGTGCCGGGAGTGTCTGACCGGCCTCAGAGACCAGATGGCCAGTTTGTTCGCCGGGAAAGTGGGTGGGAGGATTCTCGgcgtgcgctgccacatcaggtACGAGAAGGATGTCTTCTTCGCGCAGACCCAAGATATGCTGACGCTCACGCCGCTGCTAGGTTCGACCAAAG GTAGCAGCACGACGCTATggatcgtcgccgtcgtcgtccccgTGTCCGTGCTCCTGGCCTGCTTCCTGGCGTGCTTCCTCTGGATCAGAAagcggaggaggagaggaa TGATCAATATGTCAGGGAGGGTGAGCGTGCCCACCATGTCCATGGAGATGGAGCAGGTGCTCAAGCTCTGGCGGGTCGAGGAGAGCGACTCCGAGTTCTCCATCTTCGACTTCGACCAGATCGCCGACGCCACCGACAACTTCTCCGACGACCACAAGCTCGGCCAGGGCGGCTTCGGACCCGTCTACAAG GGTGAGCTGCCGGGCGGCCTGGAGATCGCCATCAAGCGGCTGTCGTCGGTGTCGGTGCAGGGTCTGATGGAGTTCAAGACGGAGATCCAGCTGATCGCCAAGCTGCAGCACACCAACCTGGTGCGCCTGCAGGGGTGCTGCGTGCAGGCCGACGAGAAGATGCTCGTCTACGAGTACATGCACAACAAGAGCCTCGACTTCTTCATCTTCGACGGCGACAAAGGGAAGGCCCTGACCTGGGAGCGGCGGTTCCGGATCATCGACGGCGTCGCGCAGGGCTTGCTCTACCTGCACAAGCACTCGCGGCTGCGGGTCATCCACCGGGACCTCAAGGCCAGCAACATCCTCCTGGACCGCGACATGAACCCCAAGATCTCCGACTTCGGCATGGCCAGGATCTTCTGCTCCAACGTCACCGAGGCCAACACCACCAGGGTCGTCGGCACGCA TGGCTACATCGCTCCGGAATACGCTTCCGAGGGTCTCTTCTCCATCAAATCCGACGTTTTCAGCTTCGGGGTCTTGCTCCTCGAGATCATAAGCGGGAAGAGGACCGCCGGGTTCTACCAGTACGGCAAGTTCTTCAATCTCACAGGATAT GCGTACCAGCTGTGGCAGGACGGGAAATGGCACGAGCTGGTGGACCCGGCGCTGGGCGACGACCTGCCGGTGAGCGAGGTGACGAGGTGCGTGCAGGTGGCGCTGCTGTGCGTGCAGGACAGCGCCGACGACCGGCCCAACATGTCGGAGGTGGTGGCCATGCTGGGGAGCGAGGGGGTCACCATGCCGGAGCCCCGCCAGCCGGCATACTACAACGTCCGGATCACCAGCCTCGCCGTGTCGTCCGACTCGTTCGGCGAGTCCTCATGCAGGATCACCAGCATCACCCTCACGGATCACGAGGAAGGCAGGTAG
- the LOC136550239 gene encoding putative cysteine-rich receptor-like protein kinase 20 isoform X2 has protein sequence MRVLLLLLAVASSPATASGDGGAAVPVGTTVLSSFCNPTSSSVQRTYQPNSTFAANLQKLVAELPRNASASGFSAGRFGAAGPGAAYGIVLCRGDYLGQQCVDCLAEGFVQAASRCPSSVDATMYYDQCQLRFSDQDFLAGAGAGAANMPESAASNMNKVSAGNTAAFDALVTRLVDAVSDAASNRSARYATGQAGFPPENMNVYALVQCTQDLTTGQCRECLTGLRDQMASLFAGKVGGRILGVRCHIRYEKDVFFAQTQDMLTLTPLLGSTKGSSTTLWIVAVVVPVSVLLACFLACFLWIRKRRRRGRRVSVPTMSMEMEQVLKLWRVEESDSEFSIFDFDQIADATDNFSDDHKLGQGGFGPVYKGELPGGLEIAIKRLSSVSVQGLMEFKTEIQLIAKLQHTNLVRLQGCCVQADEKMLVYEYMHNKSLDFFIFDGDKGKALTWERRFRIIDGVAQGLLYLHKHSRLRVIHRDLKASNILLDRDMNPKISDFGMARIFCSNVTEANTTRVVGTHGYIAPEYASEGLFSIKSDVFSFGVLLLEIISGKRTAGFYQYGKFFNLTGYAYQLWQDGKWHELVDPALGDDLPVSEVTRCVQVALLCVQDSADDRPNMSEVVAMLGSEGVTMPEPRQPAYYNVRITSLAVSSDSFGESSCRITSITLTDHEEGR, from the exons ATGCGTGTCCTCTTGCTCCTCCTCGCCGTGGCCTCTTCTCCGGCGACGGCgtcgggcgacggcggcgcggccgTTCCAGTGGGGACTACCGTCTTGTCGTCCTTCTGCAACCCCACCAGCTCGAGCGTCCAGCGGACGTACCAGCCCAACAGCACGTTCGCAGCCAACCTCCAGAAGCTCGTGGCCGAGCTCCCGAGGAACGCCTCGGCGTCGGGCTTCTCGGCGGGGAGGTTCGGCGCCGCGGGCCCTGGCGCGGCGTACGGGATCGTGCTCTGCCGCGGCGACTACCTCGGCCAGCAGTGCGTGGACTGCCTCGCCGAGGGGTTCGTGCAGGCGGCCAGCAGGTGCCCCAGCAGCGTGGACGCGACCATGTACTACGACCAGTGCCAGCTCCGGTTCTCCGACCAGGACTTCCTCGCCGGAGCCGGAGCGGGCGCCGCCAACATGCCGGAGAGCGCCGCCTCGAACATGAACAAGGTGTCCGCCGGGAACACCGCCGCGTTCGACGCCCTGGTCACGCGGCTCGTGGACGCGGTGTCCGACGCCGCCAGCAACAGGAGCGCCCGCTACGCCACGGGCCAGGCCGGGTTCCCGCCGGAGAACATGAACGTGTACGCGCTCGTGCAGTGCACGCAGGATCTGACGACGGGGCAGTGCCGGGAGTGTCTGACCGGCCTCAGAGACCAGATGGCCAGTTTGTTCGCCGGGAAAGTGGGTGGGAGGATTCTCGgcgtgcgctgccacatcaggtACGAGAAGGATGTCTTCTTCGCGCAGACCCAAGATATGCTGACGCTCACGCCGCTGCTAGGTTCGACCAAAG GTAGCAGCACGACGCTATggatcgtcgccgtcgtcgtccccgTGTCCGTGCTCCTGGCCTGCTTCCTGGCGTGCTTCCTCTGGATCAGAAagcggaggaggagaggaa GGAGGGTGAGCGTGCCCACCATGTCCATGGAGATGGAGCAGGTGCTCAAGCTCTGGCGGGTCGAGGAGAGCGACTCCGAGTTCTCCATCTTCGACTTCGACCAGATCGCCGACGCCACCGACAACTTCTCCGACGACCACAAGCTCGGCCAGGGCGGCTTCGGACCCGTCTACAAG GGTGAGCTGCCGGGCGGCCTGGAGATCGCCATCAAGCGGCTGTCGTCGGTGTCGGTGCAGGGTCTGATGGAGTTCAAGACGGAGATCCAGCTGATCGCCAAGCTGCAGCACACCAACCTGGTGCGCCTGCAGGGGTGCTGCGTGCAGGCCGACGAGAAGATGCTCGTCTACGAGTACATGCACAACAAGAGCCTCGACTTCTTCATCTTCGACGGCGACAAAGGGAAGGCCCTGACCTGGGAGCGGCGGTTCCGGATCATCGACGGCGTCGCGCAGGGCTTGCTCTACCTGCACAAGCACTCGCGGCTGCGGGTCATCCACCGGGACCTCAAGGCCAGCAACATCCTCCTGGACCGCGACATGAACCCCAAGATCTCCGACTTCGGCATGGCCAGGATCTTCTGCTCCAACGTCACCGAGGCCAACACCACCAGGGTCGTCGGCACGCA TGGCTACATCGCTCCGGAATACGCTTCCGAGGGTCTCTTCTCCATCAAATCCGACGTTTTCAGCTTCGGGGTCTTGCTCCTCGAGATCATAAGCGGGAAGAGGACCGCCGGGTTCTACCAGTACGGCAAGTTCTTCAATCTCACAGGATAT GCGTACCAGCTGTGGCAGGACGGGAAATGGCACGAGCTGGTGGACCCGGCGCTGGGCGACGACCTGCCGGTGAGCGAGGTGACGAGGTGCGTGCAGGTGGCGCTGCTGTGCGTGCAGGACAGCGCCGACGACCGGCCCAACATGTCGGAGGTGGTGGCCATGCTGGGGAGCGAGGGGGTCACCATGCCGGAGCCCCGCCAGCCGGCATACTACAACGTCCGGATCACCAGCCTCGCCGTGTCGTCCGACTCGTTCGGCGAGTCCTCATGCAGGATCACCAGCATCACCCTCACGGATCACGAGGAAGGCAGGTAG
- the LOC136550239 gene encoding cysteine-rich receptor-like protein kinase 6 isoform X4 yields the protein MRVLLLLLAVASSPATASGDGGAAVPVGTTVLSSFCNPTSSSVQRTYQPNSTFAANLQKLVAELPRNASASGFSAGRFGAAGPGAAYGIVLCRGDYLGQQCVDCLAEGFVQAASRCPSSVDATMYYDQCQLRFSDQDFLAGAGAGAANMPESAASNMNKVSAGNTAAFDALVTRLVDAVSDAASNRSARYATGQAGFPPENMNVYALVQCTQDLTTGQCRECLTGLRDQMASLFAGKVGGRILGVRCHIRYEKDVFFAQTQDMLTLTPLLGSTKGRVSVPTMSMEMEQVLKLWRVEESDSEFSIFDFDQIADATDNFSDDHKLGQGGFGPVYKGELPGGLEIAIKRLSSVSVQGLMEFKTEIQLIAKLQHTNLVRLQGCCVQADEKMLVYEYMHNKSLDFFIFDGDKGKALTWERRFRIIDGVAQGLLYLHKHSRLRVIHRDLKASNILLDRDMNPKISDFGMARIFCSNVTEANTTRVVGTHGYIAPEYASEGLFSIKSDVFSFGVLLLEIISGKRTAGFYQYGKFFNLTGYAYQLWQDGKWHELVDPALGDDLPVSEVTRCVQVALLCVQDSADDRPNMSEVVAMLGSEGVTMPEPRQPAYYNVRITSLAVSSDSFGESSCRITSITLTDHEEGR from the exons ATGCGTGTCCTCTTGCTCCTCCTCGCCGTGGCCTCTTCTCCGGCGACGGCgtcgggcgacggcggcgcggccgTTCCAGTGGGGACTACCGTCTTGTCGTCCTTCTGCAACCCCACCAGCTCGAGCGTCCAGCGGACGTACCAGCCCAACAGCACGTTCGCAGCCAACCTCCAGAAGCTCGTGGCCGAGCTCCCGAGGAACGCCTCGGCGTCGGGCTTCTCGGCGGGGAGGTTCGGCGCCGCGGGCCCTGGCGCGGCGTACGGGATCGTGCTCTGCCGCGGCGACTACCTCGGCCAGCAGTGCGTGGACTGCCTCGCCGAGGGGTTCGTGCAGGCGGCCAGCAGGTGCCCCAGCAGCGTGGACGCGACCATGTACTACGACCAGTGCCAGCTCCGGTTCTCCGACCAGGACTTCCTCGCCGGAGCCGGAGCGGGCGCCGCCAACATGCCGGAGAGCGCCGCCTCGAACATGAACAAGGTGTCCGCCGGGAACACCGCCGCGTTCGACGCCCTGGTCACGCGGCTCGTGGACGCGGTGTCCGACGCCGCCAGCAACAGGAGCGCCCGCTACGCCACGGGCCAGGCCGGGTTCCCGCCGGAGAACATGAACGTGTACGCGCTCGTGCAGTGCACGCAGGATCTGACGACGGGGCAGTGCCGGGAGTGTCTGACCGGCCTCAGAGACCAGATGGCCAGTTTGTTCGCCGGGAAAGTGGGTGGGAGGATTCTCGgcgtgcgctgccacatcaggtACGAGAAGGATGTCTTCTTCGCGCAGACCCAAGATATGCTGACGCTCACGCCGCTGCTAGGTTCGACCAAAG GGAGGGTGAGCGTGCCCACCATGTCCATGGAGATGGAGCAGGTGCTCAAGCTCTGGCGGGTCGAGGAGAGCGACTCCGAGTTCTCCATCTTCGACTTCGACCAGATCGCCGACGCCACCGACAACTTCTCCGACGACCACAAGCTCGGCCAGGGCGGCTTCGGACCCGTCTACAAG GGTGAGCTGCCGGGCGGCCTGGAGATCGCCATCAAGCGGCTGTCGTCGGTGTCGGTGCAGGGTCTGATGGAGTTCAAGACGGAGATCCAGCTGATCGCCAAGCTGCAGCACACCAACCTGGTGCGCCTGCAGGGGTGCTGCGTGCAGGCCGACGAGAAGATGCTCGTCTACGAGTACATGCACAACAAGAGCCTCGACTTCTTCATCTTCGACGGCGACAAAGGGAAGGCCCTGACCTGGGAGCGGCGGTTCCGGATCATCGACGGCGTCGCGCAGGGCTTGCTCTACCTGCACAAGCACTCGCGGCTGCGGGTCATCCACCGGGACCTCAAGGCCAGCAACATCCTCCTGGACCGCGACATGAACCCCAAGATCTCCGACTTCGGCATGGCCAGGATCTTCTGCTCCAACGTCACCGAGGCCAACACCACCAGGGTCGTCGGCACGCA TGGCTACATCGCTCCGGAATACGCTTCCGAGGGTCTCTTCTCCATCAAATCCGACGTTTTCAGCTTCGGGGTCTTGCTCCTCGAGATCATAAGCGGGAAGAGGACCGCCGGGTTCTACCAGTACGGCAAGTTCTTCAATCTCACAGGATAT GCGTACCAGCTGTGGCAGGACGGGAAATGGCACGAGCTGGTGGACCCGGCGCTGGGCGACGACCTGCCGGTGAGCGAGGTGACGAGGTGCGTGCAGGTGGCGCTGCTGTGCGTGCAGGACAGCGCCGACGACCGGCCCAACATGTCGGAGGTGGTGGCCATGCTGGGGAGCGAGGGGGTCACCATGCCGGAGCCCCGCCAGCCGGCATACTACAACGTCCGGATCACCAGCCTCGCCGTGTCGTCCGACTCGTTCGGCGAGTCCTCATGCAGGATCACCAGCATCACCCTCACGGATCACGAGGAAGGCAGGTAG
- the LOC136550239 gene encoding cysteine-rich receptor-like protein kinase 6 isoform X3 translates to MRVLLLLLAVASSPATASGDGGAAVPVGTTVLSSFCNPTSSSVQRTYQPNSTFAANLQKLVAELPRNASASGFSAGRFGAAGPGAAYGIVLCRGDYLGQQCVDCLAEGFVQAASRCPSSVDATMYYDQCQLRFSDQDFLAGAGAGAANMPESAASNMNKVSAGNTAAFDALVTRLVDAVSDAASNRSARYATGQAGFPPENMNVYALVQCTQDLTTGQCRECLTGLRDQMASLFAGKVGGRILGVRCHIRYEKDVFFAQTQDMLTLTPLLGSTKVINMSGRVSVPTMSMEMEQVLKLWRVEESDSEFSIFDFDQIADATDNFSDDHKLGQGGFGPVYKGELPGGLEIAIKRLSSVSVQGLMEFKTEIQLIAKLQHTNLVRLQGCCVQADEKMLVYEYMHNKSLDFFIFDGDKGKALTWERRFRIIDGVAQGLLYLHKHSRLRVIHRDLKASNILLDRDMNPKISDFGMARIFCSNVTEANTTRVVGTHGYIAPEYASEGLFSIKSDVFSFGVLLLEIISGKRTAGFYQYGKFFNLTGYAYQLWQDGKWHELVDPALGDDLPVSEVTRCVQVALLCVQDSADDRPNMSEVVAMLGSEGVTMPEPRQPAYYNVRITSLAVSSDSFGESSCRITSITLTDHEEGR, encoded by the exons ATGCGTGTCCTCTTGCTCCTCCTCGCCGTGGCCTCTTCTCCGGCGACGGCgtcgggcgacggcggcgcggccgTTCCAGTGGGGACTACCGTCTTGTCGTCCTTCTGCAACCCCACCAGCTCGAGCGTCCAGCGGACGTACCAGCCCAACAGCACGTTCGCAGCCAACCTCCAGAAGCTCGTGGCCGAGCTCCCGAGGAACGCCTCGGCGTCGGGCTTCTCGGCGGGGAGGTTCGGCGCCGCGGGCCCTGGCGCGGCGTACGGGATCGTGCTCTGCCGCGGCGACTACCTCGGCCAGCAGTGCGTGGACTGCCTCGCCGAGGGGTTCGTGCAGGCGGCCAGCAGGTGCCCCAGCAGCGTGGACGCGACCATGTACTACGACCAGTGCCAGCTCCGGTTCTCCGACCAGGACTTCCTCGCCGGAGCCGGAGCGGGCGCCGCCAACATGCCGGAGAGCGCCGCCTCGAACATGAACAAGGTGTCCGCCGGGAACACCGCCGCGTTCGACGCCCTGGTCACGCGGCTCGTGGACGCGGTGTCCGACGCCGCCAGCAACAGGAGCGCCCGCTACGCCACGGGCCAGGCCGGGTTCCCGCCGGAGAACATGAACGTGTACGCGCTCGTGCAGTGCACGCAGGATCTGACGACGGGGCAGTGCCGGGAGTGTCTGACCGGCCTCAGAGACCAGATGGCCAGTTTGTTCGCCGGGAAAGTGGGTGGGAGGATTCTCGgcgtgcgctgccacatcaggtACGAGAAGGATGTCTTCTTCGCGCAGACCCAAGATATGCTGACGCTCACGCCGCTGCTAGGTTCGACCAAAG TGATCAATATGTCAGGGAGGGTGAGCGTGCCCACCATGTCCATGGAGATGGAGCAGGTGCTCAAGCTCTGGCGGGTCGAGGAGAGCGACTCCGAGTTCTCCATCTTCGACTTCGACCAGATCGCCGACGCCACCGACAACTTCTCCGACGACCACAAGCTCGGCCAGGGCGGCTTCGGACCCGTCTACAAG GGTGAGCTGCCGGGCGGCCTGGAGATCGCCATCAAGCGGCTGTCGTCGGTGTCGGTGCAGGGTCTGATGGAGTTCAAGACGGAGATCCAGCTGATCGCCAAGCTGCAGCACACCAACCTGGTGCGCCTGCAGGGGTGCTGCGTGCAGGCCGACGAGAAGATGCTCGTCTACGAGTACATGCACAACAAGAGCCTCGACTTCTTCATCTTCGACGGCGACAAAGGGAAGGCCCTGACCTGGGAGCGGCGGTTCCGGATCATCGACGGCGTCGCGCAGGGCTTGCTCTACCTGCACAAGCACTCGCGGCTGCGGGTCATCCACCGGGACCTCAAGGCCAGCAACATCCTCCTGGACCGCGACATGAACCCCAAGATCTCCGACTTCGGCATGGCCAGGATCTTCTGCTCCAACGTCACCGAGGCCAACACCACCAGGGTCGTCGGCACGCA TGGCTACATCGCTCCGGAATACGCTTCCGAGGGTCTCTTCTCCATCAAATCCGACGTTTTCAGCTTCGGGGTCTTGCTCCTCGAGATCATAAGCGGGAAGAGGACCGCCGGGTTCTACCAGTACGGCAAGTTCTTCAATCTCACAGGATAT GCGTACCAGCTGTGGCAGGACGGGAAATGGCACGAGCTGGTGGACCCGGCGCTGGGCGACGACCTGCCGGTGAGCGAGGTGACGAGGTGCGTGCAGGTGGCGCTGCTGTGCGTGCAGGACAGCGCCGACGACCGGCCCAACATGTCGGAGGTGGTGGCCATGCTGGGGAGCGAGGGGGTCACCATGCCGGAGCCCCGCCAGCCGGCATACTACAACGTCCGGATCACCAGCCTCGCCGTGTCGTCCGACTCGTTCGGCGAGTCCTCATGCAGGATCACCAGCATCACCCTCACGGATCACGAGGAAGGCAGGTAG
- the LOC136550241 gene encoding ATP-dependent helicase HRQ1-like, with protein MVQHRLRCIAFYKTRKLYEAVLARAREILEETSVELADTICVYRGGYVAEDRRRIEAGLFGGTLRGMAATNTLELGIDVGGIDATLHLGFPGSMASLWQHAGCSGRRSKPSIAIYVGLDDALDQYFMSFPHKLFGKPVEHFHVDSRNRKVLGQHLACAAFEKPLCPKHDARHFGPGMDGAMVTLRDQGHLMNTNSSDQSDVWKYVGPDKNPARAVSIRAIEHDRYKVVDKQGYRVLEEIEESKAFFQVHEGVVYMHQGVIYLVE; from the coding sequence ATGGTCCAGCACAGGCTCCGGTGCATCGCCTTCTACAAGACGAGGAAGCTCTACGAGGCCGTGCTGGCGCGCGCGCGAGAGATCCTCGAGGAGACCTCGGTGGAGCTCGCGGACACCATCTGCGTGTACCGCGGCGGGTATGTCGCCGAGGACCGGAGGAGGATTGAGGCCGGCCTCTTCGGCGGGACGCTCCGCGGCATGGCGGCGACAAACACTCTCGAGCTCGGGATCGACGTCGGCGGCATCGACGCGACGCTACACCTCGGGTTCCCTGGCAGCATGGCGAGCCTGTGGCAACATGCGGGGTGTTCCGGGCGGAGGTCGAAGCCGTCCATCGCCATCTATGTCGGCCTCGACGACGCGCTGGACCAGTACTTCATGAGCTTCCCGCACAAGCTGTTCGGCAAGCCGGTGGAGCACTTCCACGTCGACTCTCGCAACCGCAAGGTCCTAGGGCAGCACCTCGCCTGCGCCGCTTTCGAGAAGCCGCTGTGCCCGAAGCACGACGCTAGGCACTTTGGTCCCGGCATGGACGGTGCCATGGTGACCCTGAGAGATCAGGGTCACCTGATGAACACGAACAGTTCCGATCAGTCAGACGTGTGGAAGTACGTCGGGCCTGACAAGAACCCTGCTCGCGCGGTGAGCATACGAGCGATCGAGCACGATAGGTACAAGGTGGTGGACAAGCAGGGCTACCGAGTGCTGGAGGAGATCGaggagagcaaggctttcttccAGGTGCACGAAGGCGTCGTGTACATGCACCAGGGCGTCATCTACTTGGTCGAGTAG